The following are from one region of the Methanospirillum hungatei genome:
- a CDS encoding DUF86 domain-containing protein, with translation MFSDNYDSYKESLIIRRSSERQIQIIIKQVNDISALLYRYFFSGLAGDELIILEKLSEHCLSPELCEKVRHMNGFRNILVHGYESLNDTLVYNNIFYGRADIYQFMEEVEDCIKKFKLTDTGFLVSLFQT, from the coding sequence ATATTTTCGGATAATTATGATTCATATAAGGAATCACTCATCATAAGAAGATCATCCGAGCGACAAATTCAGATAATAATTAAACAAGTAAATGACATATCTGCCTTGCTATATCGGTATTTCTTTTCAGGATTAGCGGGAGATGAATTGATAATATTGGAAAAATTATCCGAACATTGTCTTTCACCTGAGCTGTGTGAAAAAGTCAGACATATGAATGGTTTTCGAAATATCCTTGTACATGGATATGAATCGCTCAATGATACTCTCGTTTACAACAACATTTTTTATGGAAGGGCTGATATTTATCAGTTTATGGAAGAGGTCGAAGATTGTATAAAAAAATTTAAATTAACCGATACAGGTTTCTTGGTATCGTTATTTCAAACCTGA
- the gyrA gene encoding DNA gyrase subunit A, whose translation MTSEEPQQPLFVPKVNPVNIEEEMKSSYIDYAMSVIIGRAIPDVRDGLKPVHRRSLFAMWEMGNTHDKAYKKSARVVGDVMGKYHPHGDASIYDTIVKMAQPFSYRMMLVDGQGNFGSVDGDAPAAMRYTEVRLKREAEELLVDLEKETVEFVPNFDESLEEPSVLPAKLPNLLINGSDGIAVGIATKMPPHNLGEVCNAVCHYLNHPEATVYELMQILPGPDFPTGGIIMGTEGIQNAYLSGQGKLTVRGVAEIDESGKRDQIIITEIPYQVNKAKLIEHIAELVKEKRIEGISDLRDESDKDGMRIVIDLRKDARPQLILNHLYKHTALESTFGIINYAIVDRQPKILGLIALIEQFVRHRITVITRRSEFDKRKAEERVHILRGLLHAIDNIDAVIATIRAAQTADEAKEALIAKFSLDEAQAGAILQMQLRRLAALEKQKLVDEREQLEAEIRKLLELLSSEANIRSEISRELHELSDKYADKRRTQITGDLQEIVREDLIPNKQVLVCLTHQNYVKHMDVDAYRVQGRGGRGVMGISIKDGDYVEQAFVANTHDHLLCFTSTGRAYWLRVFDIPEGSRQSKGKAIVNLLDLRNEERVTAVIPVQEFSSDRFFLFLTERGMIIKIPQDEFARPRSTGVNAITLREGDNLVYVMVSDGSQEIIITTKYGQSLRFHEEQIPLRHRNALGVIGMRMKDDDIVTSMTVIEDGKHLLTITSSGYGKRTNFDEYRGHGRGTMGVRNIKLKRNDGIVTAFSAGAEEEIILMSAEGIVIRTSVDKISIQGRSTQGVRIMKLTAGDRVVGVTSLSPEEQKEISDDIPQAEIVDEGPDENGSSEE comes from the coding sequence TTGACATCTGAAGAACCCCAGCAGCCTCTCTTTGTCCCGAAGGTCAATCCGGTCAACATCGAAGAGGAGATGAAATCCTCCTATATCGATTATGCGATGTCTGTCATCATCGGGCGTGCAATTCCTGATGTCCGTGATGGATTAAAACCGGTGCATCGTCGTTCACTCTTTGCCATGTGGGAGATGGGCAACACTCATGATAAAGCATATAAAAAATCCGCACGTGTAGTCGGAGATGTCATGGGTAAGTATCACCCGCATGGTGATGCATCCATTTATGATACTATCGTCAAGATGGCCCAGCCGTTCTCATATCGGATGATGCTGGTTGACGGTCAGGGTAACTTTGGTTCAGTTGACGGCGACGCTCCTGCGGCAATGCGTTATACCGAGGTCAGACTGAAACGGGAAGCAGAGGAACTTCTTGTTGACCTTGAAAAAGAGACGGTTGAGTTTGTCCCGAACTTTGATGAATCACTTGAAGAACCATCAGTCCTTCCGGCAAAACTGCCAAATCTTCTGATAAACGGATCAGATGGTATTGCTGTAGGTATCGCCACCAAAATGCCACCCCACAACCTGGGTGAAGTCTGTAATGCGGTTTGTCACTATCTGAACCATCCGGAGGCCACTGTTTATGAACTCATGCAAATACTCCCCGGTCCTGATTTCCCAACCGGCGGTATCATCATGGGAACTGAGGGGATTCAGAATGCATACCTCTCAGGACAAGGCAAATTAACCGTCCGGGGTGTTGCAGAGATCGATGAATCCGGTAAAAGAGACCAGATTATTATAACTGAGATCCCTTACCAGGTTAATAAGGCAAAACTTATCGAGCATATCGCTGAGCTGGTCAAAGAGAAGAGGATTGAAGGGATTTCAGACCTCCGTGATGAGTCTGATAAAGACGGGATGAGAATTGTCATCGATCTTCGGAAGGATGCCCGCCCTCAGCTGATCCTGAATCACCTCTATAAGCACACCGCTCTTGAGAGTACCTTTGGTATCATTAACTACGCAATCGTTGATCGTCAGCCAAAGATTCTTGGTCTTATTGCTCTGATTGAGCAGTTTGTCCGTCATCGTATCACGGTTATAACGAGAAGAAGTGAGTTTGACAAGCGGAAAGCTGAAGAACGGGTCCATATTCTCCGTGGTCTGCTCCATGCAATCGACAATATCGATGCAGTTATCGCGACCATTCGTGCAGCCCAAACCGCTGATGAGGCAAAGGAAGCACTGATAGCAAAATTCTCCCTTGATGAAGCACAGGCCGGAGCAATCCTACAAATGCAGCTTCGCCGGCTTGCGGCTCTTGAAAAGCAGAAACTAGTCGATGAGCGGGAACAACTTGAGGCAGAGATCAGAAAACTTCTTGAACTGTTGTCTTCAGAGGCCAACATCAGGTCAGAGATATCCCGTGAACTTCATGAATTGAGCGACAAGTATGCTGATAAGAGAAGAACCCAGATCACTGGTGACCTACAGGAGATTGTAAGAGAAGATCTCATTCCAAACAAGCAGGTTCTGGTCTGTCTGACTCACCAGAATTATGTCAAGCATATGGATGTGGACGCCTACCGGGTTCAGGGACGTGGAGGCAGAGGAGTTATGGGAATTTCTATCAAGGATGGAGATTATGTGGAACAGGCCTTTGTTGCCAATACTCATGACCATCTTCTCTGTTTCACCTCAACCGGTCGGGCTTACTGGCTCAGAGTCTTTGATATTCCAGAAGGGTCCAGGCAGAGTAAAGGCAAGGCTATCGTAAATCTCCTTGACCTGCGAAACGAGGAGCGGGTAACCGCAGTCATCCCGGTACAGGAGTTCTCATCTGATCGGTTCTTCCTCTTCCTGACCGAACGGGGTATGATCATCAAGATTCCACAGGATGAATTTGCTCGCCCACGATCAACCGGGGTGAATGCGATTACCCTACGTGAGGGTGATAACCTGGTGTATGTCATGGTCAGTGATGGCAGTCAGGAGATCATCATCACTACCAAATATGGTCAGAGTCTTCGGTTCCATGAGGAACAGATACCTCTCCGTCACCGCAATGCTCTGGGAGTTATTGGAATGCGGATGAAAGATGATGATATCGTCACCAGCATGACCGTCATTGAGGATGGAAAACATCTCCTTACCATTACCTCGTCAGGGTATGGAAAACGGACAAACTTTGATGAGTACCGGGGTCATGGCCGTGGAACGATGGGTGTCAGAAACATCAAGCTGAAACGAAATGACGGCATTGTCACGGCATTCTCAGCAGGTGCGGAAGAGGAGATCATCCTGATGAGTGCTGAAGGAATTGTTATAAGAACCAGTGTTGATAAAATCTCTATCCAGGGTCGTTCAACTCAGGGGGTCAGAATTATGAAACTGACTGCCGGTGACCGGGTGGTTGGTGTTACTTCACTTTCTCCGGAAGAGCAGAAAGAGATCAGTGATGATATCCCCCAGGCAGAGATTGTTGACGAGGGACCGGATGAAAACGGTTCTTCTGAAGAATAA
- a CDS encoding DNA topoisomerase subunit B, giving the protein MGGFRLSNTYNSENIKILRGLEPVRERPAMYIGSTDTRGLHHLVYEVVDNAIDEALAGYCTHVQVVIHPDGSVSVEDNGRGIPVDPMKDNDNKSALETVLTVLHAGGKFDKNTYQVSGGLHGVGVSVVNALSVELNATVWKNGYKYLMLFSRGAPQTDLEKEEESFEEIKDRYIRRYHNLPENCPETKEEFLEKYLDKVTGTCVRFKPDAKIFETVEFDYDILAHRMRELAFLNSGITISITDERCEDLEECSEVFSYEGGISEYVRYLNHEVQPIHESVIYFGRKDEEAKVEVDIAFQYGAAYSEKVYTYVNSVNTKEGGTHLEGFRSALTKAINKMGKENKAIKDQNLSLKGDDVREGLTAIISIRMANPQFEGQTKMKLGNSEIKGIVDSLVYASLCEYFEEHPKDLASIVDKAVLAYQAREAARKAKELARRKSTLESSGLPGKLADCSERSAEKSEIYIVEGDSAGGSAKQGRDRRFQAILPLRGKILNVEKATVHKILKNNEIQALISAIGTGVGESFDIEKARYHHIIIMTDADVDGAHISTLLMTFFFRYLQPLIEAGFIYLAQPPLYRIAKGKQEKYAYTEDEMRVIQQEMGEKGVNVQRYKGLGEMNASQLWATTMDPETRVLKRVIIEDAAYANEIFEKLMGDDVTARRDFIKRHAKEVTNLDI; this is encoded by the coding sequence TTGGGAGGTTTTCGTCTGTCCAATACATACAATTCTGAGAATATCAAAATCCTGCGTGGTCTTGAACCGGTCCGGGAACGACCGGCAATGTATATCGGTTCAACCGATACCCGGGGTCTTCATCACTTGGTGTATGAGGTGGTTGACAATGCCATTGATGAAGCTCTTGCAGGATACTGTACCCATGTCCAGGTCGTTATCCATCCTGATGGTAGTGTAAGCGTTGAGGATAACGGACGTGGGATCCCGGTAGATCCAATGAAGGACAATGATAACAAAAGTGCTCTTGAAACAGTACTCACGGTCCTTCATGCTGGTGGAAAATTTGACAAGAATACATACCAGGTGTCTGGGGGTCTGCATGGGGTAGGTGTATCTGTTGTCAATGCTCTGTCAGTTGAGTTAAATGCTACAGTTTGGAAAAACGGGTACAAATACCTGATGCTTTTTTCAAGAGGTGCACCACAAACTGATCTTGAAAAAGAAGAAGAGAGTTTTGAGGAGATAAAAGACCGGTATATCAGACGGTATCATAATCTCCCAGAAAATTGTCCGGAAACTAAGGAAGAATTCCTGGAAAAATATCTGGATAAGGTCACAGGCACCTGTGTCAGGTTCAAACCGGATGCAAAGATATTTGAAACAGTCGAGTTTGATTATGATATCCTTGCTCACCGGATGCGGGAACTTGCATTTTTGAATTCTGGTATCACCATCAGTATTACTGATGAGCGGTGTGAGGATCTTGAGGAATGTAGTGAAGTCTTCTCCTATGAGGGTGGGATATCAGAATATGTCAGATATCTTAACCATGAAGTTCAGCCAATCCATGAATCGGTCATCTATTTTGGCAGAAAAGATGAAGAAGCCAAGGTTGAGGTTGACATTGCATTCCAATACGGAGCAGCATATTCAGAAAAAGTATACACGTACGTAAACAGTGTCAATACCAAGGAAGGCGGGACACACCTTGAGGGTTTTCGATCTGCTCTCACGAAGGCCATTAATAAAATGGGCAAGGAGAATAAGGCAATCAAGGACCAGAACCTCTCCCTCAAAGGTGACGATGTCAGAGAAGGTCTAACTGCCATCATCTCAATCAGGATGGCAAACCCTCAGTTTGAAGGCCAGACCAAGATGAAACTAGGAAACAGTGAGATCAAAGGCATTGTTGATTCACTGGTCTACGCTTCTCTTTGTGAATATTTTGAAGAACATCCAAAAGATCTGGCCTCTATTGTTGATAAGGCAGTTTTGGCATATCAGGCCAGAGAAGCAGCACGGAAAGCAAAAGAACTTGCGAGAAGAAAGAGCACCCTTGAATCATCCGGACTTCCAGGGAAACTTGCCGACTGCTCTGAACGTTCTGCTGAAAAAAGTGAGATTTACATCGTAGAAGGAGATTCTGCAGGAGGCAGTGCCAAACAGGGCCGTGACAGACGGTTCCAGGCAATCCTTCCGCTTCGTGGTAAGATCCTGAACGTTGAAAAGGCAACTGTCCATAAGATCCTGAAAAACAATGAAATTCAGGCACTAATTTCAGCAATCGGGACTGGTGTTGGTGAATCATTTGATATCGAGAAGGCACGGTATCACCATATCATCATTATGACTGATGCCGATGTGGATGGTGCTCATATTAGCACACTTCTCATGACGTTCTTCTTTAGATATCTGCAGCCGCTCATTGAAGCAGGTTTTATCTACCTGGCCCAGCCTCCCCTGTATCGTATTGCGAAAGGCAAACAGGAGAAGTACGCCTACACCGAGGATGAGATGAGAGTGATTCAGCAGGAGATGGGTGAAAAAGGCGTGAACGTTCAGCGATACAAAGGTCTTGGAGAAATGAATGCATCCCAGCTCTGGGCAACAACCATGGACCCGGAAACACGAGTCCTCAAGCGGGTAATTATCGAGGATGCTGCCTACGCAAATGAGATCTTTGAAAAGCTGATGGGTGATGATGTTACTGCCCGTCGTGACTTTATCAAACGGCATGCAAAAGAGGTGACAAACCTTGACATCTGA
- a CDS encoding DUF475 domain-containing protein, whose translation MFEIICSIDNAIINAEVLGTMHPKYRRWFLLWGILFAVFLVRGLLPLLLVWLSTPDLTPWEAFTAMFSDNPDVKEAIETSSPILLIGGGTFLIFLFFHWLFLEEKNFGLRGERYFFSKGVWFYAVVSILLMAIVWFAIERNPMMAFGAVVGSTAFFIVHGFRQNAELQEQKLMGGDLSDISKILYLEVIDATFSIDGVLGAFAFTMSVPLILVGNALGAIAVRQITVGNIDRIKKYRFLKNGAMYSILCLGIIMLIDSFGFHIPEFVSPVITFGVVGLFYLKSVRDSEKNSPDA comes from the coding sequence ATGTTCGAGATAATCTGCAGTATTGATAATGCAATAATTAATGCAGAAGTCCTCGGAACAATGCACCCAAAATACCGAAGATGGTTTCTTCTCTGGGGGATTTTATTTGCAGTCTTTCTTGTGCGGGGACTATTACCTCTTTTACTGGTCTGGCTTTCCACTCCGGATCTCACACCCTGGGAAGCCTTTACCGCGATGTTTAGTGATAATCCGGATGTCAAAGAAGCAATTGAGACATCATCCCCTATCCTGCTGATTGGAGGAGGAACATTTCTCATATTTCTCTTCTTTCACTGGCTTTTTCTCGAGGAGAAAAACTTCGGCCTGCGTGGAGAACGGTACTTTTTTTCTAAAGGAGTATGGTTTTACGCAGTGGTATCAATCCTGTTGATGGCTATTGTCTGGTTTGCAATTGAGAGAAATCCAATGATGGCTTTTGGTGCTGTTGTTGGATCAACGGCGTTTTTTATCGTTCATGGTTTCCGTCAGAATGCAGAGTTGCAGGAACAAAAACTCATGGGAGGGGATCTCTCTGATATCAGCAAGATCCTCTATCTTGAAGTTATCGATGCTACCTTCTCCATTGATGGAGTGCTTGGGGCATTCGCCTTTACCATGTCTGTCCCATTGATTCTGGTAGGAAATGCGCTCGGTGCAATTGCAGTCAGACAGATTACCGTTGGCAATATCGATAGGATAAAAAAATACCGGTTTTTGAAAAATGGAGCAATGTATTCCATTCTCTGTCTAGGTATCATTATGCTTATAGACAGTTTTGGTTTTCACATTCCCGAGTTTGTCTCACCGGTGATTACTTTTGGCGTTGTAGGCTTGTTTTACCTGAAATCTGTTCGTGATTCTGAAAAGAACAGTCCTGATGCCTGA
- a CDS encoding aconitase X swivel domain-containing protein — protein sequence MIIHGRGISRGIGKGPLLIGPDPISFLSGVDPETGIVIEPGHPLKGTDITGSVLAFEYGKGSTVGSYILYALSRNGHAPAAIINKEAETIIAVGAIMGKIPMIDRIGTPLIDLPTGKEAEVDGNTGTLTIFG from the coding sequence ATGATAATCCATGGACGCGGTATATCGCGTGGTATTGGAAAAGGGCCATTGCTCATAGGTCCTGATCCAATCTCATTTCTATCCGGCGTAGATCCGGAAACCGGAATAGTAATCGAACCAGGCCATCCTCTAAAAGGAACTGACATAACCGGTTCTGTTCTGGCGTTTGAGTATGGGAAAGGTTCAACAGTGGGGAGCTACATCCTCTATGCTCTCTCGCGCAATGGTCATGCTCCTGCTGCGATTATTAACAAGGAAGCAGAGACGATAATTGCAGTCGGGGCAATTATGGGAAAGATCCCCATGATAGATCGGATAGGAACTCCTCTGATTGATCTTCCGACAGGAAAGGAAGCAGAAGTAGATGGAAATACAGGAACACTGACAATTTTCGGATAA
- a CDS encoding proteasome-activating nucleotidase translates to MEQPLARISCENEIHYQIRIQELEAQNLELSIRSEELIKENSVLKRENSQLKRMPLFVALVVDVFENGEIYLRQMGNNQEYVTLVADELRPYIYPGCKVAVNNALSVVKVLEETYDSRVRVMELDESPDVTFEYVGGLLREIEEIREAVEYPLTMPEVFERIGVEPPKGILLYGPPGTGKTLLAKAVAHNAKATFIRMSGSELVHKYIGEGAQMVRELFSLARDRAPSIVFIDEIDAIGTTRTNDGTSGSAEVQRTLMQLLAEMDGFDNRGDVRIMAATNRVDMLDAALLRPGRFDRIIEIPVPDIIAREEIIKIHARKMTLSPDINLAEISLLTEGLTGAQIQAVCREAGMFAVRKSAFEVTNQDLLDAISKVSGEEHDIEERMFR, encoded by the coding sequence ATGGAACAGCCTCTTGCACGTATCTCCTGTGAAAATGAGATTCATTATCAGATCCGGATCCAGGAGCTGGAGGCCCAGAATCTTGAGTTGTCTATCCGTTCAGAGGAATTAATCAAGGAAAATTCCGTTCTGAAACGTGAAAATTCACAGCTCAAACGAATGCCCCTCTTTGTAGCACTGGTTGTGGATGTTTTTGAAAATGGTGAGATCTATCTGCGTCAGATGGGTAATAATCAGGAATATGTTACCCTTGTTGCAGATGAGCTGCGCCCCTACATCTATCCGGGATGTAAAGTTGCCGTGAATAATGCTTTGTCAGTTGTCAAAGTTCTTGAAGAGACGTATGACTCACGAGTCAGAGTGATGGAGCTTGATGAGTCACCTGATGTCACCTTTGAGTATGTTGGTGGGCTCTTACGTGAGATTGAGGAGATCAGGGAAGCAGTAGAATACCCCCTGACCATGCCTGAGGTCTTTGAGCGGATAGGAGTTGAGCCACCGAAAGGAATTCTTCTGTACGGACCTCCGGGAACAGGAAAAACACTTCTGGCAAAAGCGGTAGCTCATAATGCAAAAGCAACGTTTATCCGTATGAGCGGGAGTGAACTGGTTCATAAATATATTGGAGAAGGAGCCCAGATGGTCCGTGAACTCTTCTCACTAGCACGTGACCGGGCACCATCTATTGTATTTATTGACGAAATTGACGCTATAGGGACTACCAGAACCAATGACGGAACCAGTGGTAGTGCTGAAGTTCAAAGAACGCTTATGCAGTTATTAGCCGAGATGGATGGATTTGACAACCGAGGAGATGTCAGAATCATGGCAGCAACCAACCGGGTTGATATGCTGGATGCAGCACTTCTCCGTCCTGGACGATTTGACCGGATTATTGAGATCCCGGTTCCCGACATCATTGCACGGGAAGAAATCATCAAAATCCACGCCAGGAAAATGACACTTTCTCCGGACATAAATCTGGCAGAGATATCACTCTTAACCGAGGGCCTTACCGGAGCACAAATCCAGGCAGTATGCCGGGAAGCAGGTATGTTTGCGGTACGAAAAAGTGCTTTTGAAGTGACAAATCAGGATTTGCTTGATGCCATCAGTAAAGTTAGTGGCGAAGAGCATGATATTGAAGAGCGGATGTTCCGCTAA
- a CDS encoding proteasome-activating nucleotidase — protein MAEAARHPDDMKTPEELYRYLVDRVAGMESQNQELKEQIRQLESDKRYVETQKIRYEREVRKLKSEIEHLKTPPLIVGTVTDIIDSGRVVVRSSAGPRFLVRVSQAVNPDTIKAGVRCTLNQQSLAIVEVLPGTYDSQVYGMELVDAPTETYEDIGGLEKQIMEIRESVELPMTRPDLFEKIGINPPKGVLLYGPPGTGKTLLAKAVAHETHAIFLHTVGSELVQKYIGEGARLVRELFDLAKEKAPSIVFIDEIDAIGASRTEAMTSGDREVQRTLMQLLAAMDGFEPRGDVKIIGATNRIDILDAALLRPGRFDRIIEIPLPDTGGRHSILKVHTRCMNLADDVDLMEIAQLTEGRNGAELNAICMEAGMFAIRKEHPQVSHEDFLTALNKFRYDLEKDHRLTTAGVMFA, from the coding sequence ATGGCAGAAGCAGCCCGTCACCCGGATGACATGAAGACTCCAGAGGAGTTATACCGGTACCTTGTAGACCGGGTTGCAGGAATGGAATCGCAAAACCAGGAATTGAAGGAGCAGATCCGGCAACTGGAGTCTGATAAGCGGTATGTCGAGACCCAGAAGATTCGATATGAGCGGGAGGTTCGCAAGCTCAAAAGCGAGATTGAACACCTGAAAACCCCCCCGCTTATTGTCGGCACCGTGACTGATATCATCGATTCCGGACGCGTCGTAGTACGCTCTAGTGCGGGGCCCAGGTTTCTTGTCAGGGTTTCCCAGGCAGTAAACCCGGATACCATAAAAGCAGGTGTCAGGTGCACGCTGAATCAGCAGTCCCTTGCGATTGTCGAAGTTCTTCCAGGCACCTATGATTCACAGGTATATGGCATGGAACTTGTCGATGCTCCAACCGAGACGTATGAAGATATTGGTGGTCTTGAAAAACAGATCATGGAGATTCGTGAATCGGTAGAACTGCCGATGACCAGACCGGATCTCTTTGAGAAGATCGGGATCAACCCGCCAAAAGGTGTCCTGCTCTATGGGCCTCCGGGAACGGGAAAAACCCTTCTCGCGAAGGCAGTAGCGCATGAAACACATGCAATCTTCCTGCATACCGTCGGTTCTGAACTTGTCCAGAAATATATTGGAGAAGGAGCACGTCTTGTCAGAGAACTATTTGACCTGGCAAAAGAAAAGGCTCCATCCATAGTATTTATTGACGAGATAGATGCAATCGGAGCATCACGCACAGAAGCTATGACTTCAGGAGATCGTGAGGTTCAGCGGACTCTCATGCAGCTTCTCGCGGCAATGGATGGTTTTGAGCCTCGTGGGGATGTGAAAATAATCGGCGCAACAAACCGGATCGATATTCTTGATGCAGCACTCCTGCGGCCGGGACGATTTGACCGGATTATTGAGATTCCTCTTCCTGATACCGGGGGCAGACATTCTATCCTGAAAGTCCATACCAGGTGCATGAATCTTGCAGATGATGTGGACCTTATGGAGATTGCCCAGCTCACCGAAGGAAGGAATGGAGCAGAACTGAATGCAATCTGCATGGAGGCCGGGATGTTTGCAATCCGAAAAGAGCATCCCCAGGTTTCTCACGAGGATTTCCTGACTGCTCTGAATAAATTCAGGTATGACTTAGAGAAAGATCACCGGCTTACTACTGCCGGTGTTATGTTTGCCTGA
- a CDS encoding multiprotein bridging factor aMBF1 yields MMFAKMQCEMCGAEAKGPLKRIKIEGAELSVCNACAKYGTEVQGAPRTSAAQSVRPSGYAGASKPPAQRSRDLFDRMGGDLVEDYPDRIRDARMKLGMTQKDLALAMMERELLVKKIEKGELIPEDEVRKKLEKTLNISLLDEGSSEPTDLHHARMTTTMGDVIQIKKAKK; encoded by the coding sequence ATGATGTTTGCGAAAATGCAGTGTGAAATGTGCGGCGCAGAAGCCAAAGGCCCTCTGAAAAGGATCAAGATCGAAGGGGCCGAGCTCTCGGTGTGTAATGCCTGTGCAAAATATGGTACTGAAGTACAGGGAGCTCCCCGAACATCTGCAGCACAGTCTGTGAGACCATCCGGGTATGCAGGTGCCAGCAAACCTCCTGCTCAACGGTCCAGAGATCTGTTTGACCGGATGGGTGGTGATCTTGTTGAAGATTACCCTGACCGGATACGGGATGCACGGATGAAGCTGGGGATGACCCAGAAAGATCTTGCCCTTGCAATGATGGAGCGAGAACTCCTGGTAAAGAAAATTGAAAAAGGCGAACTGATTCCTGAAGATGAAGTTCGAAAGAAATTAGAGAAAACACTCAATATCAGTCTTCTCGATGAGGGTTCATCAGAACCAACCGATCTTCACCATGCACGGATGACCACCACAATGGGGGATGTCATCCAGATTAAGAAGGCGAAGAAGTAA
- a CDS encoding 2-amino-3,7-dideoxy-D-threo-hept-6-ulosonate synthase, producing the protein MRGKDIRLERIMNRNTRKTIIVPMDHGVTLGPIQGLVDLPDAVNSVAEGGANAVLGHVGLALHGHRQRGHDVGLILHLSASTAIGPDPNEKVLVNSVTNALKMGADAVSMHVNIGADSEAKMLTDLGKVAIECMEWGVPLLAMMYPRGRNIKDEHAVEHVCLAARVAAELGADLVKTNYTGDPDSFREVTRGCPVPVVVAGGSKTDDLTTLELIEGSMEGGAAGLSIGRNAFQHANPAAFVRACAKIVHDGLSASEVNEMLKGGMI; encoded by the coding sequence ATGAGAGGGAAAGATATCAGACTTGAAAGAATCATGAACCGCAACACAAGAAAGACAATCATAGTTCCGATGGACCATGGTGTAACCCTTGGACCAATACAAGGACTTGTTGATCTTCCTGATGCGGTAAACTCGGTTGCGGAAGGTGGAGCAAATGCAGTACTTGGTCATGTAGGATTAGCTTTACATGGTCACCGGCAGCGTGGTCATGATGTCGGACTAATTTTGCATCTGTCAGCATCAACAGCAATAGGACCAGATCCAAATGAAAAAGTTCTCGTCAATTCTGTAACGAATGCTCTGAAAATGGGAGCAGATGCAGTTTCTATGCATGTAAATATCGGAGCGGATTCAGAAGCCAAGATGCTCACTGACCTTGGGAAAGTTGCAATTGAATGTATGGAATGGGGAGTTCCGCTCCTGGCAATGATGTACCCCCGTGGTCGGAATATCAAGGATGAACATGCTGTCGAACACGTCTGTCTGGCTGCGAGGGTTGCAGCAGAACTTGGAGCAGATCTAGTCAAAACAAACTACACCGGAGATCCTGATTCATTCCGGGAAGTCACCAGGGGATGTCCGGTCCCGGTTGTCGTAGCAGGTGGATCAAAAACTGATGATCTCACGACACTCGAACTTATCGAAGGATCAATGGAAGGTGGTGCTGCCGGACTCTCAATTGGACGAAATGCTTTCCAACATGCAAATCCGGCGGCTTTTGTACGGGCATGTGCAAAGATCGTACATGACGGGTTGAGTGCCTCTGAAGTGAATGAGATGCTGAAAGGTGGTATGATATGA
- a CDS encoding 2-amino-3,7-dideoxy-D-threo-hept-6-ulosonate synthase, which yields MIGKQIRLERIMDRNTGKAVIIPMDHGMTLGQIDGLLNMTETVAEVSDGGANAIILHKGLVRPGHRRKGRDIGLIIHLSAGTSMNPDPNDKVLICTVEEAVSLGADAVSIHINLGAPQESKMMESAGQVVRDCNRWGIPLLAMIYPRGEGIDPTDPRHVGHAVRVAEELGADLVKTNYTGDPQTFAKIVKASSIPVLIAGGEKGEDIDTYKTIYDAVHFAKCAGVCMGRNAFQRDNVAKFVSNVSKVVLEGTKPENV from the coding sequence ATGATTGGAAAACAGATTCGACTGGAACGGATAATGGACCGGAACACAGGAAAAGCGGTCATAATCCCTATGGATCATGGAATGACACTCGGGCAGATTGATGGTCTTTTAAATATGACCGAAACTGTTGCAGAGGTGTCTGATGGAGGAGCAAATGCAATTATCCTTCATAAAGGGCTTGTCCGTCCTGGACACCGCAGAAAAGGGAGGGATATCGGGCTCATCATCCATCTTTCAGCCGGGACCAGTATGAACCCGGATCCAAATGACAAAGTCCTCATCTGTACTGTTGAAGAGGCAGTATCCCTGGGAGCAGATGCAGTCTCCATTCATATCAACCTAGGTGCACCTCAGGAGTCTAAGATGATGGAATCTGCCGGACAAGTGGTCCGGGATTGCAACCGGTGGGGGATTCCTCTTCTCGCAATGATATACCCCCGGGGAGAAGGGATTGATCCGACAGATCCGAGGCATGTCGGCCACGCGGTTCGTGTTGCAGAAGAACTGGGTGCTGATCTTGTCAAGACAAACTACACCGGAGACCCTCAGACATTTGCAAAGATAGTAAAGGCATCCTCCATACCGGTTCTGATCGCCGGTGGTGAGAAAGGAGAAGATATTGACACCTACAAAACAATCTACGATGCCGTTCACTTTGCAAAGTGTGCCGGTGTCTGCATGGGAAGAAATGCCTTCCAGCGAGATAATGTAGCAAAATTTGTATCCAATGTTTCAAAGGTTGTTCTTGAAGGAACCAAACCGGAAAATGTCTGA